GCACCAGCCCCGTCCCCGCGCCGATGGCCAGCAGGAACTTCCACGCGCCCTCGACCGACGAGAGCTGCGACGTCACCGCGATGGAGGCCAGGAAGAGGAAGATCGTCGTGAGCCGCGACACCTTCACGTAGTGCTTCTGCGTCTCGTGCGGCCGCAGGAAGCGCTTGTAGAAGTCGTTGACCAGGTACGACGCGCCCCAGTTCAGATGCGTGCCGATGGTGGACATGTACGCCGCGGCGAATCCGGCCATCATGAAGCCGCGCCACGGCGTCGGCAGCAGGTCGACGAACGCGTGCACGTATCCCGCCTCGCGGTCCTGCAGCGCGGGATAGAGGATCACCGTGGCCAGCCCCGTCAGGATCCACGGCCAGGGGCGGAGCGCGTAGTGGGCCACCTGGAAGAAGAGCGTCGCCAGCACGCCGTCGCGCTCGGTCTTCGCGGAGAAGATGCGCTGCGCCACGTAGCCCCCGCCGCCCGGCTCGGCGCCCGGGTAGTACGCCGCCCACCACTGCATGGAGAGGAAGACGGCCAGCGCCAGCAGCGGCATCCACGCGTAGGCATGGATGCCGTCGGCGCCCACCTGCACGGGGAGCACGGAGATGGCCGCCGTCTCGCTGCCGAAGTGCGCCGCCAGCCCGGCCTTGAGCGCGCCCATCCCCCCCACCGCCCTCACGGCGAAAATGGCGAGGACGATCACCGCCGACATCTTGATCACGAACTGCACGAGGTCGGTCCACAGCACGGCCCACATTCCCGCCGCGACGGCGTAGGCCACGGTGACGAGGAAGCAGATCCCCACCGCCAGCACCTCGCCGGAGACGGTGACGCCGGCCACCGGCACGTCGCGCAGGCCCAGGGAGATGGTGAGGATCTTGATCATCGCTCGGGTGACCCACCCCATGATGATCAGGTTGATCGCGACGCCGAGATAGACCGCCCGGAAGCCGCGCAGGACGGCGGCGGGGCGGCCGGCGTAGCGGATCTCGGCGAACTCCACGTCCGTCATCACCCGCGCGCGGCGCCAGAGCCGGGCGAAGAAGAACACGGTGAGCATCCCGCTCATCACCATGTTCCACCAGAGCCAGTTGCCGGCGACGCCTCGCGTGGCCACGAGCCCGGTGACGACGAGCGGCGTGTCGGCGGCGAAGGTGGTGGCCACCATGGCCGCGCCCGCCAGCCACCAGGGGACCTGGCGCCCGGAGATGAAGTACTCCTCCAGGCTCTCGCCGCCGCGCTTCGTGAACGCGAGGCCGATCGCGGTGGAGAGGGCGAAGTAGCCGGCCACGATCAGCCAGTCGACCAGCGCGAGCTTCATCGGCGTGCTCCGGGTGAAAGCTCAAAAGTGCCCAGTGCCCAGTGCCCAGTGCCCAGTGGCGAATCCCGTCAATTGGCGGGAGAGCGCCTCGCCATCTGAGCCAGGGGGCGGTTGAAACCGCGGCAACAACGACACGAAGTCCGCCTTCGCGGACTACCAGCTTCGGCTCCGTCCCGACGAGGGTGCGCGCGGCCTGCTCCCGGGCGAAGCCCTACGATGCCCGCCGCGCGCTCCCGAACCTCGTCCGCTCCACGGCCTGTAGTCCGTGAAGGCGGACTTCGTGTGGTTGTTGCCGCGAATTTATTCGCCCCTTCTCAGCAGGGGAGCCAGCCACTTCCCCGTCGAGGAGTCACCCCCATTCCCCTTCGGCATTCAGGGAATCCTCATCCCCCGCCCTGCCCCGGCCGGTCGAGCCCGTCGCCGCGCTTGAACCAGGGGGGGAGGGAGACGGGGAGGCGGCCGGTGATGGGCGCCTCGCCGAGCAGCGCGCGGGCGGCGGCTTCCTGGCAGACGGGCTCGCCCCCCCAGGCCAGCAGGTACGCGGGGACGGAGGCGAACGCGTCGAGCAGGTACGGCGTGCCGAAGGAGACGGCGACGACGGGCTTCCCCGCGCGCGAGAGCTCCTCCACGAACGCCGGGATCACTCCGCGCACGCCGATCACCCCCGAGCGCTCCAGCGGCGACACGAACGCGGCCACGATCACCACGTCCGCCGAGTCGGCCTGCGCGCGCAGCGCGGCGAGCTCGGCGTCCGTCGTCCGCGCGTCGGCGCGCGCGCCGGCGATCGTCCGCCCGGGGCGCTCCAGCGCGCGGGCGAAGGCGATCCCCGAGATCGGATCGTTCGCCTCGGCATAGGTGACGACGAGCACGCGGCGGGCGGACGCAGCCAGCGGCACCAGTCCCCGCTCGTCGCGCGCGAGGGTGATGGAGCGCCGCGCGATCTCCATCGCCAGCGCCTCGTGCGCGCGCGTGCCGACGCGGTGGTCGACGGCGTCGAGGTCCACCAGCCGCGTCCGATCCAGCCCCGCGCGCGCCTTGTCCTCGAGGATGCGCAGGACGGAGCGGTCGATGCGCGACTCGGAGATTCGCCCCGCGCGCACCGCGGCGACCACGGCCTCGACGGCGACGTGCACGTCGCGCGGCATCAGCAGCACGTCGGCGCCGGCCTCGACGGAGAGGACTGCGGCCTCGGCGTCGCCGTAGCGGTTCACCACGCCGCCCATGTCGAGCGCGTCGGTGTAGAGGAGGCCGCGGAAGCCCATCTCCCCCCGCAGCACCGCGGTCATGAAGTAGGGCGACAGCGTGGCGGGCGGCGCGTCCTTCCCCAGCACGCCCACGGCGGCGATATGCGCCGTCATCACCCCGTCGATCCCTTCCGCCACCGCGGCGCGGAAGGGCGCCAGCTCCACCGCGTCGAGGCGCGCGCGGTCGCCCTGGATGGCGGGGAGGCCCAGGTGCGAGTCCTCGGCCGCGTCGCCGTGCCCGGGGAAGTGCTTGGCGGTGGTCAGCAGCCCGCCCTCGCGCGCGCCGCGGACGTAGGCGCGGCCGAGGCGGGCGACCAGCGCCGGGTCCTCGCCGAACGAGCGGGTGTTGATGATGGGGTTGAGGGGATTGGAGTTGACGTCGAGCACCGGCCCGAAGGTGACGTGCACCCCCACCGCGCGCGCCTCGGCCGCCGTCGCCCGGCCGAGCGCGAATGCAAGGGAATCGGAGCCGGCCGCGCCCAGCCCCATCAGCGGCGGGAAGGCCGTCCCGCCGCCCTGGGGGAGGAGGTAGGGATAGGCGTAGATGCCGGACATGCGCATCCCCGGCCCGTTCTCCATGTCGCTGGCGACGAGGAGCGGGACCTTCGCCATGCGCTGCAGCTCGTTGAGCTTGGCGGCGTAGCTGTGCGGGAGGCCCACCGACATCACCACCCCGCCGACGCCTTCGCCCTGCACCCACTGCCGCAGCTGGTCGAACTCGCGCGAGTCGACGGCCGCGTAGTCGCCGCCGACCCACGGCATCATCATCTGCCCCACCTTCTCGCGCAGCGACAGCGACCGCAGCGTGCGCTCCGCCCAGCGCGACGGCGGCGGCGCGCCCGGCCCCGTCTCCGGCTGCACCGCGCCCGCCCCGGATCGTGCCGCGCATCCGCCCGACACGAGGATGATCGAGCCGGCGAGTACGGCGAAGGCAGGGCGCAGAATCGAGCCGGTGAGCGCGGCGCAGGCAGGGCGCATCCGGGTCAGGCGCATCGCGGCGAGGATGGAGGGTCGACGGGATGGGATGCGCGTCGGCGTCATCGGGTGCGGCGAGGAGGTTGGGAGTATGCGAGTGAACTCGCGGCTACAACAACACGCAGTCCGCCTTCGCGGACTTCCCCGCATCCGCATCCTGCCGTCCCGCCGCGCCCTCTCCGTGGACAACCGGAGAGGGCGCGCGGTTCGGCAGTCGGTACTCAGCACTAAGCACTGGGCACTGGGCACTTCAAAGATTCGGATTCGTGCTGATCTCGCTCTGCGCGATCGGCCAGCACTCGGTGCTGCCGTACATGTACGGCGCGTTGGCCGGGTAGCCGCCCACCTTCCCCTTCGGCCACAGGTCGACGCCGTAGTTGGCCTTGTAGCGGATCAGGTCGGGCATCCGGTAGCCGGCGAAGAAGAAGTCCATCTTCCGCTGCTCGCGCAGCTCTGCCTTCAGGTCCGCGCCGCCGTACGGGCCGTGGCCGCCCACCGCCCGCCGCGCGTTGATGAAGCTCTGCACCTGCGCGCTCGTCCATCCCCCCGTGCCGCCGTACAGGCTGGCCTCGGCGATGATGTACTGCGCCTCGAGCCCCGACGCGAAGCGGATGTTGTTGCCGCCGGTGATGGTGTCCTCGGTGGTCCAGCGGCTGAACGAGTAGGGGACGTAGGGGATGAAGGCCGAGCGCGGATACGGGTTGCTGGTGAACATCCGCTGCTGCACCGCCGTGTTGTAGGGAACGCGCCGGTCCGTCTTCCCCGTCCACTCGGCCGGGTCCAGCCCCAGCGAGAACTCGGCCGGGGAGATGAAGCCCGAGGTGCGGTAGTACAGGTTGTACTTGTCCACCCAGTCGCCGAAGTTGTTGCTGTCGACGAACTTCACCCACACCTCGAAGCTCGGCGCCACCTTCGCGGCAAAGACGATGGCGTTGTTCAGGTCCTTCTTCGCCAGGTACGCCCGCGCCATCCCCACGTTGGCCATGTCGAGCATCTGCGGGTTCCCCGCGGCCAGCGTGACGGCGCGCTGGAAGAGGGAGATGGCCGAGTCGTAGGCGACGGCCCTGGAGACGGCCGGCCCGCCGGCGAAGGTCACCTCGCACTGGTAGTCGGCCAGCAGCAGCGTGCTGAACCCCGCGTAGTTCAGCGCGGTGGCGATCTGGATGGCCGGCGCCTTGGCCGCCTCCAGCTGGCGCACGCTCCTCACCCCCGTCACCCGCGCGCGCTGCATCCACGGGTAGCCGATCCCGTCCCACGCGGGCGAGGCGGGGGTGATGTCGCGCTCGTCGTAGTCTTCCCACGGGCTCCAGCCGTGCGCGAAGATGGCCTCGTCGCTGGCCGCGGCGCCGCTGTTGGCCACCCAGTTGAAGGCCACGTGGAACTCGCCCTCGGCGGCGGCCACCAGCGCGTCGTTCAGCTCGCCGCCCGTCACCTGCGGCTCGGTGATCTGCCCCGGCCGGTCCACGTTCAGCGCGCCCTCGCACGCCGCCAGGGCCGCCGCCGCGGCGAGCGCCACCAGCGACCGCAGGGCCAGGCGCTGCATCGAAATCCCGTTCATGAGGTTTCCACCCTTTCGTCCCGGTCCGGGGGTCAGAAGCTCACGTCGATGGAGGCGGTGATCCGGCGCGTCATGGGCACCGTCCAGTAGTCCATGCGCGTCCAGCCGAAGGCCTGCCCGTCCTCGCCCGGCTGGTTGATCCCGTTGAAGGTGACCTCGGGGTCGAGCCCCCTGTAGTCGCCCTTCCAGAGGTAGCCCAGGTTGTGCCCGGCCAGCGTGAAGGCCAGCCGCTCGGTGCCGAAGCGGCGGCTGAACGCCTGCGGCAGCGTGTAGGTCAGCGACACGTCGCGGATCTTCACGTGGTCGGCCCGCTGCGTGTACAGCGCGTCGTTGGCGCCCAGGTCGGCCGTGAGCTGCGCCCGCCGCTCGGGCGAGGTGGACGGGTCGTTCACCTCCGCGCACAGCTCGGCGCGGCAGCGGCGCCAGTCGGTCATGTTCAGCAGGTAGTAGCCGCCCTTGTAGTCCAGCAGCGTGAAGAGGCGGAGGTTGCCGAAGAAGGTCAGCGTGTTGGCCAGCGACGCTTCTTTCGTCGGCGTCGACGGGCCGAGATACCGCGCCTCGGAGGCGACGTAGCTGCTGGTCGCGGGGTTCCAGACGGGATCGTGCACCCAGTAGCCGGCCAGCGGGAAGCCCTCGACGTGGCGCTGGTTGAGGGTGGTGACGCCGATCAGGATGGGCTCCTGGTCGTAGCCGAAGCGCACCAGCCGGTTGCGGTTGGTGGAGATGCCCAGCCGCGCGTCCCACGCCAGCGTCCGCGTCTGGATGGGCGAGCCGGTGAGGCTCACCTCGATCCCCCGGTTGTTGATCTCGCCCAGGTTGCGGAACTGCGTCCCCCCGGCCACGCCCGACTCGGAGGGCGAGAGCGGCACGCTCATCAGCGCGTCGCGCGTCGTCTTGTCGTAGAAGGTGACCTCGAGGCCGAGGCGGTTCCCCAGCATCGCCGCGTCGAAGCCCAGTTCCAGCTCGCTCCCGCGCTCCGGCTTCACGTCGGGGTTCCCCAGCGTGGTCAGCCGGGTGGAAGAGACGATCTGCCCCGTCGACGGGTCCACCGTGGGGACGAGCTGGTAGGTCGTCACCTTGGCGAACGGGTCGGGCGCGTTCCCCGCCTCTCCCCACGCGGCCCGCAGCTTCAGGTTGTCGAGCCAGGAGACGCGGCCGAGGAACGGCTCCTCGGACAGCACGTAGGAGAGCGAGAGCTTGGGATAGTAGAGCTGGTCGATGTTGTCGCCGAAGATGGAGGAGTTGTCGACGCGCAGCGCGCCGGTCACGAAGAGCCGGTTGCGCCACCCCACCTGCTCCTGCAGGTAGAAGCCGAGCGACTTCACCGCGAGGTACTCGTCCCACGAGGTGTGGTCGGACGCCGAGCCCACGTTGCGCACCACGTCGGTGGGATAGCCCGTCCCCTGCGCGATGGTGTTGCGGTACTCGCTGCTGGTGTACTGCACGCCGAACGACAGCGCCGAGGAGAGCGAGGTGAAGGGGAGCCCGGTGGACACCGTCCCCGAGTAGTTCACCGTGTACAGGTTGTTGCGCGGCGCGCCCTGCGTCATCTGCCCCACCGTGGGCGCGAAGAGCCCGCCGGGCGGCACGTAGCGGTTGGCCTGCCGCGCGTTGATGTCGCCGCCCACCGTCAGCCGGTTGACCAGCCAGGCGAACGGGCGGTAGTTGAGCGTGGTGCCCAGCGTCACCCGGTCGCCGCGCAGGGTGTTCACGTAGCGGTCGAACTCGCCCGGCGTGCCCCCGTTGTAGCCGTAGACCTGCCCCGCCTGCGGCGCGCGGCCGGGCTGGTAGGTCCACGCGGCCTCGATCACGTTCGGGCCGTTGTCGGTCGACGGGAACGCCGTCTCCAGCCGCGAGTAGCCCAGGTTCACCGTGAAGTCCACCTGGCGCGACGGATAGAAGGCGAAGTTGGCGCGCGCGCCGGTGCGGCGGTCGCGGCTGTTGGCGAAGACGCCCTCCTCGCGGTCGCTGTCCACCGCGCCGAAGAACGAATATCCCTCGCCGCCGCCGCGCACCGAGAGCGCCAGGTTGCGCAGCTCGCCGTTGCGCAGCGCGCCGTCGAGGAAGTTGGCGCGCAGCACCGTCCCCGCGGGCACGCCCTGGCACCCCGGCCACTCCCCGGGCAGGCCGATGCGCACCGCGTCGCAGGTGGTGAAGCTGGTCCGCGTGTCGAGCCCCCAGTCCGTCTGCCCGTACTGCACGCGCGCGTTCCACTGCAGCGCCTGGCTCCCCGGGCGTCCCTTGCGGGTGATGATCTGGATCACCCCGTTGGCCGCGTCGGCGCCGTACAGGGTGGCCGCCGCGGGGCCCTTGATCACCTCGACCGACTCGATGTCGTCGGGGTTGATGGCGTCGAGCGCCGACGCCGTCTGCCCGCCGCCGGCCAGCTGCCCGGGCACCGGCGTCTGCCAGTTGTTGCGGAACGAGCCGCCGGCGCTGGACTGGATGCGCACGCCGTCGACGTAGATCACCGGCTCGGACGAAGCCGCCAGCGAGCCCACGCCGCGGATGCGGATGTTGCTGGCCGTTCCCGGGCTGCCGCTGCTCTGCAGGATGGTGACGCCGGGCGCCTTGGCCTGCAGCAGCTCGGTGACGTTGGCGTTGACCACGCGGTCGGTGATCTCCGTGGCGTCGATGGTCGTCACCGCGTTCCCCACCGTCCGGCGCGAGGTGACCCCCGCCGTCCCGGTGACGACGAGGCGGTCGAGCTGCAGCGCGGCCACGGCCAGGGAGAAGTCGGCCGTCGCCTGCTGCCCGTCCGCCACCTCCACCGTCTGCTCCGCGGACGCGTGGCCGAGGACCGTCGCGCGCAGGAGATGGCGGCCGGCGGGGACACCGGCCAGGGTGTAGTCGCCCGCGGCGCCGGTCACCGCCGAGCGCTGGCTGCCGGTGATGTTCACCAGCGCGCCGTTCAGCGGCCGCCGCGACCCGGCCTCCGTCACCACCCCGTGGATGACGCCGGCGACCACCTCGGCCGGCGCGTAGCGCGGGGCCGACGTGGCGACGCGCACCTCGGGCGCGGCCGGCGCGGGGACCGGCTCCGGCGCGGAGACCTCGGCCGCCGGCGCCGCCGCGCGCACCTCGGCCACCGGCGCGGGGGCGCGGCGAACGAT
This DNA window, taken from Longimicrobium sp., encodes the following:
- a CDS encoding TonB-dependent receptor; this encodes MRTQSSASFALALLALLGAARAAPGQTGARVAAARLDVPRPDAAAWTAPPAAWRGGTVTLAMDAVPLEAALLEVARQAALRLTYSREALPAGRRVSAHAAAIPVERAFALVLEGTGLEALPSATGRVTIVRRAPAPVAEVRAAAPAAEVSAPEPVPAPAAPEVRVATSAPRYAPAEVVAGVIHGVVTEAGSRRPLNGALVNITGSQRSAVTGAAGDYTLAGVPAGRHLLRATVLGHASAEQTVEVADGQQATADFSLAVAALQLDRLVVTGTAGVTSRRTVGNAVTTIDATEITDRVVNANVTELLQAKAPGVTILQSSGSPGTASNIRIRGVGSLAASSEPVIYVDGVRIQSSAGGSFRNNWQTPVPGQLAGGGQTASALDAINPDDIESVEVIKGPAAATLYGADAANGVIQIITRKGRPGSQALQWNARVQYGQTDWGLDTRTSFTTCDAVRIGLPGEWPGCQGVPAGTVLRANFLDGALRNGELRNLALSVRGGGEGYSFFGAVDSDREEGVFANSRDRRTGARANFAFYPSRQVDFTVNLGYSRLETAFPSTDNGPNVIEAAWTYQPGRAPQAGQVYGYNGGTPGEFDRYVNTLRGDRVTLGTTLNYRPFAWLVNRLTVGGDINARQANRYVPPGGLFAPTVGQMTQGAPRNNLYTVNYSGTVSTGLPFTSLSSALSFGVQYTSSEYRNTIAQGTGYPTDVVRNVGSASDHTSWDEYLAVKSLGFYLQEQVGWRNRLFVTGALRVDNSSIFGDNIDQLYYPKLSLSYVLSEEPFLGRVSWLDNLKLRAAWGEAGNAPDPFAKVTTYQLVPTVDPSTGQIVSSTRLTTLGNPDVKPERGSELELGFDAAMLGNRLGLEVTFYDKTTRDALMSVPLSPSESGVAGGTQFRNLGEINNRGIEVSLTGSPIQTRTLAWDARLGISTNRNRLVRFGYDQEPILIGVTTLNQRHVEGFPLAGYWVHDPVWNPATSSYVASEARYLGPSTPTKEASLANTLTFFGNLRLFTLLDYKGGYYLLNMTDWRRCRAELCAEVNDPSTSPERRAQLTADLGANDALYTQRADHVKIRDVSLTYTLPQAFSRRFGTERLAFTLAGHNLGYLWKGDYRGLDPEVTFNGINQPGEDGQAFGWTRMDYWTVPMTRRITASIDVSF
- a CDS encoding glycoside hydrolase family 3 N-terminal domain-containing protein — its product is MRLTRMRPACAALTGSILRPAFAVLAGSIILVSGGCAARSGAGAVQPETGPGAPPPSRWAERTLRSLSLREKVGQMMMPWVGGDYAAVDSREFDQLRQWVQGEGVGGVVMSVGLPHSYAAKLNELQRMAKVPLLVASDMENGPGMRMSGIYAYPYLLPQGGGTAFPPLMGLGAAGSDSLAFALGRATAAEARAVGVHVTFGPVLDVNSNPLNPIINTRSFGEDPALVARLGRAYVRGAREGGLLTTAKHFPGHGDAAEDSHLGLPAIQGDRARLDAVELAPFRAAVAEGIDGVMTAHIAAVGVLGKDAPPATLSPYFMTAVLRGEMGFRGLLYTDALDMGGVVNRYGDAEAAVLSVEAGADVLLMPRDVHVAVEAVVAAVRAGRISESRIDRSVLRILEDKARAGLDRTRLVDLDAVDHRVGTRAHEALAMEIARRSITLARDERGLVPLAASARRVLVVTYAEANDPISGIAFARALERPGRTIAGARADARTTDAELAALRAQADSADVVIVAAFVSPLERSGVIGVRGVIPAFVEELSRAGKPVVAVSFGTPYLLDAFASVPAYLLAWGGEPVCQEAAARALLGEAPITGRLPVSLPPWFKRGDGLDRPGQGGG
- a CDS encoding RagB/SusD family nutrient uptake outer membrane protein produces the protein MNGISMQRLALRSLVALAAAAALAACEGALNVDRPGQITEPQVTGGELNDALVAAAEGEFHVAFNWVANSGAAASDEAIFAHGWSPWEDYDERDITPASPAWDGIGYPWMQRARVTGVRSVRQLEAAKAPAIQIATALNYAGFSTLLLADYQCEVTFAGGPAVSRAVAYDSAISLFQRAVTLAAGNPQMLDMANVGMARAYLAKKDLNNAIVFAAKVAPSFEVWVKFVDSNNFGDWVDKYNLYYRTSGFISPAEFSLGLDPAEWTGKTDRRVPYNTAVQQRMFTSNPYPRSAFIPYVPYSFSRWTTEDTITGGNNIRFASGLEAQYIIAEASLYGGTGGWTSAQVQSFINARRAVGGHGPYGGADLKAELREQRKMDFFFAGYRMPDLIRYKANYGVDLWPKGKVGGYPANAPYMYGSTECWPIAQSEISTNPNL
- a CDS encoding sodium:solute symporter family protein codes for the protein MKLALVDWLIVAGYFALSTAIGLAFTKRGGESLEEYFISGRQVPWWLAGAAMVATTFAADTPLVVTGLVATRGVAGNWLWWNMVMSGMLTVFFFARLWRRARVMTDVEFAEIRYAGRPAAVLRGFRAVYLGVAINLIIMGWVTRAMIKILTISLGLRDVPVAGVTVSGEVLAVGICFLVTVAYAVAAGMWAVLWTDLVQFVIKMSAVIVLAIFAVRAVGGMGALKAGLAAHFGSETAAISVLPVQVGADGIHAYAWMPLLALAVFLSMQWWAAYYPGAEPGGGGYVAQRIFSAKTERDGVLATLFFQVAHYALRPWPWILTGLATVILYPALQDREAGYVHAFVDLLPTPWRGFMMAGFAAAYMSTIGTHLNWGASYLVNDFYKRFLRPHETQKHYVKVSRLTTIFLFLASIAVTSQLSSVEGAWKFLLAIGAGTGLVLILRWYWWRINAWSEISAMVASFVVSLLAIEFVKPRFAAGDPNGDAWVMILTVAVSTVVWVAATFATAPEPAATLDAFYRRVRPGGPGWAAVSRRLGYGREPIPGGALAWTNWVAGIVAVYASLFGIGRIVFGDVWTGIGLLALAAAAFAWIARHLGRAAPLAEPASAPVEAPIPALAGD